The Candidatus Caccoplasma merdavium genome has a segment encoding these proteins:
- a CDS encoding sugar kinase, producing MSKKVVTFGEIMLRLATPGYLRFSQAKEFTATFGGGEANVAVSLANYGL from the coding sequence ATGAGCAAAAAAGTTGTTACCTTCGGGGAAATCATGTTGCGTCTGGCAACTCCCGGCTATCTCCGTTTTTCACAAGCCAAAGAATTTACCGCTACTTTCGGCGGTGGTGAAGCCAACGTCGCCGTTTCGCTCGCCAACTACGGCCT